In Rhizobium sp. WSM4643, the following are encoded in one genomic region:
- a CDS encoding SRPBCC family protein, with protein MAGSTYNYVTFIRTTPEQLWAALTTAEFMKKFWLGAHFETEWRAGAAWKLLFEDGSVADTGEILECDPPKRLVLKWRNEFMPELKAEGYSQCVMEIEAVNDAATKLTVTHSIAVENSKLINAVSGGWPRILSNLKSLIETGEVVLPPKK; from the coding sequence TCCGCACGACACCGGAGCAGCTCTGGGCGGCGCTGACGACGGCCGAGTTCATGAAGAAATTCTGGCTTGGCGCCCATTTCGAGACCGAGTGGCGAGCGGGCGCTGCCTGGAAGCTTCTGTTCGAGGACGGATCAGTCGCCGATACCGGCGAGATCCTGGAATGCGATCCGCCGAAACGGCTCGTGCTGAAATGGCGGAACGAGTTCATGCCGGAGCTGAAGGCCGAGGGCTATTCGCAATGCGTGATGGAGATCGAGGCGGTCAACGATGCGGCCACCAAGCTGACGGTGACCCATTCCATCGCGGTCGAGAATTCCAAGCTTATCAACGCCGTTTCCGGCGGCTGGCCACGCATTCTCTCCAACCTCAAATCGCTGATCGAGACCGGCGAAGTGGTGCTGCCTCCCAAAAAATAA